The sequence GCCTAACTTTTTCCTCCAAGAAAATTAATAACTGAAGATACATCAATCCCAGGCAAGTTCTTGAGGTTGTAGCTGGATGCAAAGGAATTGCTGACATTGAAGGCTTAAGTAAAACTCTGTACCACAACACGTGCAGGTAAGCTGTCCGTGCGTCATGCCTTGCTGTCTGGTCTAAGTACTCATTTAATGCAGTCAATTTCTCTAAATTTTACTAGTAATTTTGTCATTGATGCTACAGCTCTGCATGTCTCCAATTTTCATCAGATCATGTTATTGAGCTCAATCTTTCATTTCTCTACCTTGCAGGCTCTTCTTCCCTCAGGATCTGGATGCTTCTGCTGATGCACAGTTTGAGAGTGGTGCGTCTATTCAAAATAGTTGATGGGACATGACAGAGCGTTTGTTACTTAACTTGATATTCACTTAACGATGTttgctacctttttttttttttgcttggttAAAGATCTTGTACTTCGACAATTGCCAAATTGGCTTGCTATGAGAGTGTCGTTCATGTTCTACAAATGTTAATAAGGAAGTGAATCCCCACTACATCTACTATAACAGTCACATTGGATTACTCAAGTTTAGTTATATTCTAGAAGTAACGGTTTTCTAAAAAGTAGAAACAAATTGAAGAAAAGTAGAAACGAAGTATCACCCCAATTTATTCAAGTAATAGGTACACCTTAATGAATCCAATATTTTACTTCATATAACACAGAGAACATATTAACTGAATAAATATAGGAAGCAAAACAGTTGCACTTTAGATTTCTGCACAATATATTACAGCAATAACTGAAACTCGGAGCACCTCTATGTCTAATAATATTCTATTGGTTATGGCTCATATCCCATTTTAGCATCTCTTgtgtcaaaattttcaattggaCAAGTACAATTTAGATTGGAATGCCGAATGGCAGAATAAGTAAATCAGTGCAACCATCAATTAGATACTAATAACTGGCAGCTGTCTGCAAGTTGCTCTCTTCCGTTTCAGCTTCAGAAGGTTCTGAGGTAATGCTCTGCTCTGTCTCTGCATCAGATGATTCTGAAGCAGTTTCTTCCTCCTGTGACTGCACTGTGCTAGGAGAACCAGCTGTTGGGTTCTGTTCCGCCATACTGAGCCTCAGTGGCCTTCCTTCCAGTTCCTGCAGATCATATACAATCATGTTAGCCACTGATTTGTAAATGAAGCTTCCAATCATGCTAGAACATGATTTTGCATTTAGCAAACATAAGAGTTTTGCATAGTGTATGATTATTATCTATCCATGGGATAAAGAAGCAACAAAGAAATTATCAGTGTGACCATCATTTGAGCACAAAATACTATCACAAATCAAACCTTAGTAACCTTGTTGCTGCATTCCATAATGGAAGCTAAAGTGCTAACATTTGCACCCCAGTAGTTCACTTATGCTATTAAATCAGTTGGCATCAGCTAATTCAGGTCCATCAAGAAGAAAGATTTAGATAGTTGAGAACTTTAGACAACACATACCACTCCATCCAATGCCTCCAATGCAGCCTGTGCATCCTCTGCAGTCCTGAAGGAGACGAATCCGAAACCCCTGGACCGACCGGAGTCGCGCTCGAAGATGACCCTAGCATCAAGCAAGCCGGGCTGCCCCTCGAACGCCGCCCTCAGAGCATCGGCGCGCACACCCCACCCCAGGTTCCCGGCATAGATCTTGAATGTGCCGTCGTCGCGCCTGTTCCCCCTTGTGGCCGCCGCCGATCCCaccgccctctcccctccccgcggcACCTCCGGGTAGTTCACCCTTGCAGTCCTCCCTCCAAGCAGCTACACATAAGGCACACAGCCACAATGCCACAAAATTGACCAGATTTCATAATTTCATTCACTCCAATAGCTCAATTTCAGTGAAATGGAGCAGAATTGCTTTGAATTGGTGTGTGAAAAAAACTCACGGCCCCATTGAACATCTGGATGGCGGTGGCAGCCTCCTCGGCGGTGGCCATGGTGACGAAGGCGAAGCCGCGGCTCCGGTCGGTGACCTTGTCATAGATTATCTGCACCAGTATGAGATCCACCATCAGATTCAGACCAAGATACTAATAACTCAGAAATTGGGGGAAAATTTTTGAGGGTTTTGATTGGTTGGTCATGGAAACCTGGACGTTGTCGACCCTGCCGGCCTCGGAGAAGGTCTGGGAGATCTCGCCGGAGGTCATGGTGTAGGGGAGGTTGCCGACGAAGAGGCGGCCGGGCTCTTGCCCGAGCGCCGGCCGGCTTCTCGGCGGGTAGTATCCGCgaggcgccgcctcctcctcctccccatcttcctcttcctcctccacgtactcctccccctcttcttcctcctcgttgGCGTACTCCTCCTCTTCCGAAGAGAActctccaccggcggcggcgaggggaagcaGAATCCGGCGGCGATGACCGGAGGCGACGAAGAGGTTGAGGACGCCGACGCGGTGGCGGTGAAGGCCCTGGAGCCGTAGGTGAGCGGGAGGCGGTGGCACACGCTCGGtgagggccgcggcggcggggtgtaGCAGCGAGCGGAACgcgacggcggccatggccgtggaggaggagaagatggcGGGAGAAGCGAGGAGTggagcagcggtggtggcgttgCTACTACTGCTAATCTCTTATCCGCTTCTTAATGGGCCGTACGAAATAAGTCTTATTTACGTCCGTCATCTTTGCCCACGGTCGAATTGTGGGAGGTAAAATGAACTTTTTCAACACGTCCTAATAACTAGGCCCATTGTAATTGGGCCTATCTTTGGTTGGGCCTGGAGCCCATTAGGGCccaaggaggtggtggaggaggaggaatcccTCTCCGACACCAactcggcggcgggcggcggcgcgactcctcctcctcttcttcttcctcctccccaacTTCTTTCCCAAGAAAGAAGCAGAGGCAACCACCACCAGATCACGGCAATGGCGTCTCCGGCGTCTGATCCCGCCACCGCAGCGCCCCACCTAGAGGCGGAAGAACCCGCCGTcgtagcggtggcggcggcggcggcggaggaggctgtggtggtggcggcggatgtggagaaggagggggaaggggaagatgaggaggaggaggaggaaggggagtgTGGGTTCTGCTTGTTCATGAAGGGAGGGGGATGCAAGGAGGCGTTCGTGGCGTGGGAGGAgtgcgtggaggcggcggggaaggaggagggctCCGACATGGTGGAGCGCTGCTTCGAGGTCACCGCCAACCTCAAGAGGTGCATGGACGCGCACGCGGACTACTACGCCCCCGTGCTCCGCGCCGAGCAGGCCGTCAACgaccacgccgacgccgccatcgccttcgACAAGGCAAAGGAAGGCGGGGAGAAGAAGCTAGATGCGGTGGCCCAGGaggccgcgtccgccgccgacgagaagAAACAACAGGTTGAGGagaagtcgtcgtcgtcttcttcctcgccgaCCACCACCATTGACGAGAGAAAGGAGAAAGAAGTGGTGACTGAAAAGGCTGATTCCTGAGTAACTTAACagtttttttcaaatttggttagCAATTGAGTTTATGATCTTACTGTGATTGATATGAGCAGAGCTACTATATCATAGATTCGTCAAGCTAATTTTTGGGTCCCTTTGTGGGGGAAATAAAGCCGATTACGGAATAATTGTTGGACATGATAAGCAATTTACTGAGGAAATTTTGATGCTAGTATTATGTTGTTTTGGCACACCCATGAGGAGGTTGCCTGTACTGGATTGTTGTCTCTTGTTGCATTGATTTTATACTGCTGGGTAGTTACTAATTACTGCTGGTGATTGCAATGTCTAATCTTGTT is a genomic window of Oryza glaberrima chromosome 7, OglaRS2, whole genome shotgun sequence containing:
- the LOC127779917 gene encoding uncharacterized protein LOC127779917 yields the protein MASPASDPATAAPHLEAEEPAVVAVAAAAAEEAVVVAADVEKEGEGEDEEEEEEGECGFCLFMKGGGCKEAFVAWEECVEAAGKEEGSDMVERCFEVTANLKRCMDAHADYYAPVLRAEQAVNDHADAAIAFDKAKEGGEKKLDAVAQEAASAADEKKQQVEEKSSSSSSSPTTTIDERKEKEVVTEKADS
- the LOC127779216 gene encoding RNA-binding protein CP33, chloroplastic, giving the protein MAAVAFRSLLHPAAAALTERVPPPPAHLRLQGLHRHRVGVLNLFVASGHRRRILLPLAAAGGEFSSEEEEYANEEEEEGEEYVEEEEEDGEEEEAAPRGYYPPRSRPALGQEPGRLFVGNLPYTMTSGEISQTFSEAGRVDNVQIIYDKVTDRSRGFAFVTMATAEEAATAIQMFNGALLGGRTARVNYPEVPRGGERAVGSAAATRGNRRDDGTFKIYAGNLGWGVRADALRAAFEGQPGLLDARVIFERDSGRSRGFGFVSFRTAEDAQAALEALDGVELEGRPLRLSMAEQNPTAGSPSTVQSQEEETASESSDAETEQSITSEPSEAETEESNLQTAASY